In Clostridium sp., one DNA window encodes the following:
- a CDS encoding PLP-dependent aminotransferase family protein, whose amino-acid sequence MEIPVFIENKSEKPLYIQIYGCYKKAILEGILKKDDRLESIVQLKNRLCISRNTVQEAYNQLLCEGYIYSRKGSGYYVEGIDKQIKTVKRENVPLKLKPLRSIHIDDRAYPYNFKPGSVDHGSFPFANWRKIEQGIMKKENMGILTYSNPRGEFELRNQIADYVKSSRGVACSSEQIIVGAGTQTLMAVLCELLSEHYNRNIAFEEPGFSPVRKVFEWYGYNIEPIELTQSGMDIKKLEILETVPGLIYVTPSNQHPMGMIMPVSNRIRLLNFIDRCGGYVIEDDYDSEFRYNVNPIPSLQSLDNENRVIYLGTFSKTLFPGMHVGYMILPESIMNLFIKKGSFINQTASKIHQLTIAEFMKEGLFEAHLRKMRNIYARKQQFLIDCIKNEFGKNAAIYGEKAGLNIVLQVKNKLDEQELINRARGKGVKVYPVSFYYFDKNNYKKHNMVLMGYGHLSFEEMENGIRFLKKAWF is encoded by the coding sequence ATGGAAATACCAGTGTTCATTGAAAATAAAAGTGAAAAACCGCTGTATATTCAGATATATGGATGCTACAAAAAAGCTATACTGGAAGGGATACTTAAAAAAGACGATAGATTGGAGTCTATAGTACAGCTTAAGAACAGGCTTTGTATCAGCAGAAATACAGTTCAGGAGGCTTATAACCAACTGCTGTGTGAAGGCTATATTTATAGCAGAAAGGGCAGTGGTTATTATGTGGAAGGTATAGATAAGCAGATAAAAACCGTCAAGAGAGAAAATGTACCCTTAAAGCTTAAACCGTTGAGAAGTATTCATATAGATGATAGAGCATATCCCTATAATTTTAAACCCGGCTCGGTGGATCACGGCAGTTTTCCATTTGCAAACTGGAGAAAAATTGAACAGGGTATTATGAAAAAAGAAAATATGGGCATATTGACCTATTCGAATCCCAGAGGTGAATTTGAATTAAGAAATCAGATTGCAGATTATGTCAAAAGTTCAAGAGGAGTGGCTTGTTCTTCTGAACAGATAATTGTAGGTGCAGGGACACAGACTTTGATGGCTGTATTATGCGAACTGCTTAGTGAGCATTATAATAGGAATATTGCTTTTGAAGAACCGGGTTTTTCTCCTGTGAGAAAGGTTTTTGAATGGTATGGATATAATATAGAGCCTATTGAATTAACGCAGTCTGGAATGGACATAAAAAAACTTGAAATCCTGGAAACGGTCCCGGGGTTGATATATGTAACGCCGTCCAATCAGCATCCTATGGGTATGATCATGCCTGTTTCAAATCGTATAAGACTTCTTAATTTTATTGACAGATGCGGTGGCTATGTTATTGAAGATGATTATGACAGCGAATTTAGATATAATGTAAATCCGATACCTTCACTTCAAAGCCTGGATAATGAAAATAGAGTAATTTATCTTGGAACTTTTTCAAAAACTCTTTTTCCCGGAATGCATGTTGGATACATGATTTTACCTGAAAGCATAATGAATCTTTTTATTAAAAAAGGAAGCTTTATAAATCAGACTGCATCCAAAATTCATCAGCTGACAATTGCAGAGTTTATGAAAGAAGGATTATTTGAAGCCCATCTCAGGAAAATGCGAAATATATATGCTAGAAAACAGCAGTTTCTTATAGATTGTATAAAAAATGAATTTGGAAAAAATGCTGCCATCTATGGTGAGAAAGCAGGACTTAACATTGTACTTCAGGTAAAAAACAAGCTGGATGAGCAGGAATTGATAAATAGAGCTCGAGGTAAAGGGGTCAAAGTTTATCCTGTATCCTTTTATTATTTTGATAAAAATAATTATAAAAAACATAATATGGTGTTGATGGGATATGGACATCTGAGTTTTGAGGAGATGGAAAATGGAATAAGGTTTTTAAAAAAAGCCTGGTTTTGA
- a CDS encoding pentapeptide repeat-containing protein, producing the protein MKIHEKNKDRLEQLKVDCSECSGLCCTALFFSKIDGFPEDKKAGKPCTKLQNNYRCKIHHELERRNMKGCIGYDCFGAGQHVTQYIYKGDTWKTLPRQSEEIFDIFVIVFQLYQIRYFLEESRIVIPAKKLWSDIESLINENEGLCNSIPQSVLNIDIDSYRNKVNITLKQVCDSIIKCFRNSDNKRLTEFLGRNLKKKDMSGLDLSMKLLIAANFDGCIFDGTVFLGADTRDTNFSNADLREAVFLTQGQINSARGNRNTKLPEHLDYPITWK; encoded by the coding sequence ATGAAGATACACGAAAAAAATAAGGATAGATTAGAACAATTAAAGGTAGATTGTTCAGAATGTAGTGGCTTATGTTGTACAGCATTATTTTTTTCAAAAATAGATGGTTTTCCAGAGGATAAAAAAGCAGGTAAGCCCTGTACAAAACTACAAAATAATTATCGCTGTAAAATTCATCATGAATTGGAAAGACGTAATATGAAGGGCTGCATAGGATATGATTGCTTTGGGGCAGGACAACATGTAACACAATATATTTATAAAGGTGACACATGGAAAACCTTACCCAGGCAATCTGAAGAAATATTTGATATCTTTGTAATTGTTTTTCAATTATATCAAATACGCTACTTTTTAGAAGAATCAAGAATAGTAATTCCAGCAAAAAAATTATGGAGTGATATTGAAAGTTTGATTAATGAAAATGAAGGTCTATGTAATTCCATTCCACAAAGTGTCCTTAATATTGATATTGATAGTTATAGAAATAAAGTTAATATTACCTTGAAGCAAGTTTGTGATTCTATTATAAAGTGTTTTAGAAATAGTGATAATAAGAGGTTAACAGAGTTCTTAGGAAGGAATCTTAAAAAGAAAGATATGAGTGGACTGGACTTAAGCATGAAATTATTAATTGCAGCTAATTTTGACGGTTGTATATTTGACGGAACAGTTTTTTTAGGAGCAGATACAAGAGATACGAATTTTAGCAATGCAGATCTGAGAGAGGCTGTTTTCTTAACACAAGGACAAATTAATTCTGCCAGGGGAAATAGAAATACGAAACTACCCGAACATTTGGATTATCCCATAACATGGAAATAA
- a CDS encoding flavodoxin domain-containing protein, translating into MKTVVIYKSKTGFTKKYAKWIAEELSADIFDASKVNVHMLDKYDTIIYGGSLYAVGIIGIKLIRKNIKKLKNKKLVVFATGASPLRDNVINEVIDKNFSVDERRYIKFFYLRGGFNYSKLNFFDKFLMMLLKWKIKNKKPRELSADEIGMLSIYDKPVDFTDKKNIHKIIAYVISQNSH; encoded by the coding sequence ATGAAAACAGTAGTAATATATAAGTCCAAAACAGGTTTTACAAAAAAGTACGCTAAGTGGATTGCAGAAGAGTTATCAGCTGATATCTTTGATGCATCAAAGGTTAATGTTCATATGCTGGATAAATATGATACTATAATTTATGGTGGAAGTTTATATGCGGTGGGCATTATTGGAATAAAATTAATTAGAAAAAATATTAAGAAGCTTAAAAATAAAAAGTTAGTTGTTTTTGCAACAGGAGCATCACCTTTAAGAGATAATGTTATAAATGAAGTAATTGATAAAAATTTTTCGGTTGATGAGCGCAGATACATCAAATTTTTTTATTTAAGAGGTGGTTTTAATTATAGCAAACTAAATTTTTTTGATAAGTTTCTTATGATGCTGCTGAAATGGAAAATCAAAAATAAAAAACCGCGAGAGTTGTCAGCTGATGAAATAGGTATGCTTTCCATATATGATAAGCCGGTAGATTTTACAGACAAGAAGAATATACATAAAATAATAGCTTATGTTATTTCACAAAATTCTCATTGA
- a CDS encoding HTH domain-containing protein: MKDMKAVILKDVMETLHLLIEKYKFNADVLSKLLDVKKEAILSKDEKKLFENSKDFGKISDLVFMLELIGKDDADFKVGAFLQVLLEYHNISVETIALMSGVSEKEVSGLVETPKLVSLESKYKISKTVMALRFFLKELEP; encoded by the coding sequence ATGAAAGATATGAAAGCGGTAATTTTGAAAGATGTAATGGAAACATTACATCTGTTGATTGAAAAATACAAGTTTAATGCAGATGTACTTTCAAAATTATTAGATGTAAAAAAGGAAGCCATTTTAAGTAAGGATGAAAAAAAGCTATTTGAGAATTCTAAAGATTTTGGTAAAATATCTGATCTGGTCTTTATGCTTGAACTAATTGGAAAAGATGATGCTGATTTTAAAGTTGGAGCATTTTTGCAGGTCTTATTAGAATATCATAATATTTCGGTAGAAACAATTGCATTGATGTCTGGAGTTAGTGAAAAAGAAGTTAGTGGTTTAGTTGAAACCCCTAAGTTGGTGTCTTTAGAGAGCAAATATAAAATATCCAAAACAGTAATGGCATTACGGTTTTTTTTAAAAGAATTAGAACCATAA
- a CDS encoding peptidase dimerization domain-containing protein → MDKTEVEELKKKVCKSIDDNSEKIINFSKSVESEPELGFKEKKSSAKVKKMFDEIGLKYRDGLALTGVKAKLKDDSDGINVAILGELDAVICKGNKNADPETGAAHTCGHHLQLGAMVGSAIGLKLSGISDKLDGNVAFMAVPSEECIEFDYRQKLIQEGKIHFMGGKQELIYQGEFDDVNVAMMMHSAKDCPDPTVLLGKSSNGFVAKMIQYVGKAAHAAEAPENGINALNAAMLGLSNVNALRETFRDEDYIRFHPIITKGGDVVNSVPDDVRIESYVRARTIDAMLETNKKVDMALKAGGDAVGAKTIIKTIPGYLPLECFQELAYIYRKNCGEILPESSILDGGHFFASTDMGDVSQLIPSIHPYIGGVSGSLHAPDFKVEDYYAACIVPAKLFAMTAVDLLVNDAENGKDVIKNFKPKFSKEEYLKTLNEFRN, encoded by the coding sequence ATGGACAAAACAGAAGTTGAAGAATTAAAAAAGAAAGTGTGTAAGTCAATTGATGACAATTCCGAGAAAATAATAAATTTTTCTAAATCAGTTGAAAGTGAACCGGAGTTAGGCTTCAAGGAAAAAAAGTCATCTGCAAAAGTAAAAAAAATGTTTGATGAAATAGGCTTGAAGTATAGAGATGGACTTGCATTGACCGGAGTAAAGGCCAAGCTAAAGGATGATTCTGATGGTATAAATGTAGCTATTCTTGGAGAACTTGATGCTGTCATATGCAAGGGAAACAAAAATGCCGATCCGGAAACAGGGGCAGCTCATACCTGCGGGCATCATCTGCAGCTTGGAGCGATGGTCGGATCTGCCATAGGATTGAAGTTATCAGGAATCTCTGACAAGCTTGACGGTAATGTTGCATTTATGGCAGTGCCATCTGAGGAGTGCATTGAATTTGACTACAGGCAGAAGCTTATACAAGAAGGTAAAATACATTTTATGGGAGGAAAGCAGGAACTTATATATCAGGGTGAATTTGATGATGTAAATGTAGCAATGATGATGCACTCCGCAAAAGATTGTCCCGATCCTACCGTACTTCTCGGGAAGTCCAGCAATGGATTTGTGGCAAAAATGATACAGTATGTTGGAAAGGCCGCTCATGCTGCTGAAGCACCTGAAAATGGAATAAATGCACTGAATGCCGCAATGCTTGGACTTTCAAATGTAAATGCCCTCAGGGAGACTTTTAGAGATGAAGATTATATAAGATTTCATCCTATAATTACAAAGGGTGGAGATGTAGTAAATAGTGTTCCGGATGATGTCAGAATAGAGAGTTATGTACGTGCAAGGACAATAGATGCAATGCTTGAGACAAACAAAAAAGTAGACATGGCACTGAAAGCTGGTGGAGATGCAGTGGGTGCAAAAACCATCATAAAGACAATACCTGGTTATCTGCCTTTAGAGTGTTTTCAGGAGCTGGCCTACATATACAGGAAAAATTGCGGGGAGATTCTGCCTGAAAGCAGTATATTAGATGGAGGACATTTCTTTGCATCAACGGATATGGGAGATGTTTCACAGCTGATACCGAGCATTCATCCTTATATAGGTGGAGTGAGCGGCAGTCTTCATGCTCCGGATTTCAAAGTTGAAGATTATTATGCAGCTTGTATAGTTCCTGCTAAACTTTTTGCAATGACAGCAGTTGATCTGCTTGTGAATGATGCAGAGAATGGAAAAGATGTAATAAAGAACTTCAAACCGAAATTCTCAAAAGAAGAGTATTTAAAAACTCTGAATGAATTTAGAAACTAA
- a CDS encoding DUF3100 domain-containing protein, which translates to MIKKYAKIFLFALVLVIIAELIGEKKIKLGPGYLVFLPMLFALVMGLIISMPRLKLISTKEMSLSNEIMGIAVILFVAKIGATMGPTIVKLLESGWALCFQELGHFFGTVILGLPIALLLGLGREAVGATFSIDREPNIAIISEKYGMDSPEGRGVMGIYICGTLFGAAYIGLLAGYMGSLKIFDPIALAMGSGVGSGSMMAAASGAIAAVFPEKAKEIASFAAASNLITTIIGIYFTLFVSLPVANKLYNWLEPKIGRRKKKGEEA; encoded by the coding sequence ATGATAAAAAAATATGCTAAAATCTTTTTATTTGCTCTTGTATTAGTTATAATAGCTGAGCTCATAGGTGAGAAAAAAATTAAACTTGGTCCCGGGTATTTAGTATTCCTGCCCATGCTATTTGCACTTGTTATGGGGTTAATTATAAGTATGCCTAGATTAAAACTTATCTCAACTAAAGAGATGAGTTTGTCAAATGAAATTATGGGAATCGCCGTAATATTATTTGTAGCTAAAATAGGAGCTACCATGGGGCCTACCATTGTCAAATTGCTTGAGTCTGGATGGGCACTTTGTTTTCAGGAATTAGGACACTTTTTTGGAACGGTAATTTTGGGACTTCCTATTGCACTACTGCTGGGGCTTGGACGTGAGGCGGTAGGTGCAACTTTTTCAATTGATCGTGAACCCAACATTGCCATTATTTCAGAAAAATATGGAATGGATTCTCCAGAAGGTCGTGGAGTTATGGGAATATACATATGTGGAACATTATTTGGGGCTGCTTATATTGGACTTCTTGCAGGATATATGGGTTCTCTTAAAATATTTGACCCAATTGCCCTGGCCATGGGTTCAGGTGTAGGTTCGGGAAGTATGATGGCAGCAGCCTCTGGTGCAATTGCAGCTGTCTTCCCTGAAAAAGCAAAAGAAATAGCAAGTTTTGCAGCAGCATCAAATCTTATAACTACCATTATTGGAATATACTTTACACTTTTTGTTTCACTGCCTGTTGCAAACAAATTGTATAATTGGCTTGAACCTAAAATTGGTAGAAGAAAGAAAAAGGGGGAGGAAGCCTAA